A stretch of the Haliaeetus albicilla chromosome 17, bHalAlb1.1, whole genome shotgun sequence genome encodes the following:
- the LGSN gene encoding lengsin isoform X1 produces the protein MHIRRCCLFFYVLLSANRSLFCLIQTGIHFAFVQIPTSSGKSEIGESADYSSVEKNTSESDNDEVDGNNICGFRKKKGGKSPTKYATPLENEKMELSRTSKPRDPCPPPGTSGCSEPPSDPSLQHPAGFPPVQKDRGGRDSSRTGSDVKEDVSGETRQIQENADTGKRAIGKMQKEIEAPAKPEQPAGTQPARAAGRAGCAEAASRAEGGEKAESKHEEWGGMAKKDVKFHVTKTGSLGGTVTTQGSGTAESCARAPEISKRRLQELKNLLSEGPPPAHGPSYGGKAGGSFPQKNSKPWEKAADKQGRPFETFGPHFGEENRKYHGFHREGAGQQSKPLLVLSAAGSDQQQPGGGDVDQLILGLPAPSTQAESTAPEVQFDAPAGHAASSREPDVNGLGSSTLLHLFSHIEFIKQQMARDNVQFVRFESIDLHGVSRSKNIPSRFFHEKAIHGVAMPRSYLELTLNPKDNELDYINATNFNCDIILNPDLSTFRILPWTEQTARVICDSFTVLGNPLMTSPRHIAKKQLSQLQDNGFSLHSAFTYEFCIYGITEVVNSKTISFPAATILNNHDQTFIQELIEGMYYAGANIESFSSSSGPGQMEITFHPAFGIDAADSAFTFRTGIKEVAKKYNYVASFFSESGFYNSGALSHSLWDLNGQKNLFSVGYGVEELSDIGKNWLSGLLAHTAAISCLMAPTTSCRKPYSKYSKESKETVNAKWAYNDNSCAFNVKCHGGKGTHIENKLSSATANPYLVLAATIAAGLDGVKRGLRYDDMLQEENYTADLKHSSVPLKLEDALVALEKDSCIKEALGETFIRYFVAMKHYELETEEMDSERNKCLGYFI, from the exons ATGCACATCAGACgctgctgccttttcttctaCGTGCTTTTGTCTGCCAACAGGAGTCTCTTTTGCCTTATCCAGACTGGCATTCACTTTGCTTTTGTGCAGATCCCTACTTCTTCTGGAAAGTCAGAAATTGGAGAGAGTGCAGATTATTCCTCTGTGGAAAAG AACACATCTGAAAGTGACAATGATGAAGTTGACGGCAACAATATATGtggtttcagaaagaaaaagggaggcAAAAGTCCTACAAAGTACGCTACTCCTTTAGAAAATGAGAAGATGGAGCTGTCCCGCACCTCAAAGCCCCGAGACCCCTGTCCGCCTCCAGGAACCTCCGGTTGCTCGGAACCACCATCAGACCCGTCTCTTCAGCACCCGGCTGGCTTTCCTCCAGTACAAAAGGACCGAGGGGGTCGTGACAGTTCCCGCACTGGCAGCGACGTGAAAGAAGACGTGTCTGGAGAAACACGACAAATCCAGGAAAACGCTGACACGGGCAAAAGAGCGAtaggaaaaatgcagaaggaaatagAGGCACCGGCTAAACCGGAGCAGCCCGCGGGCACGCAACCCGCCAGGGCGGCAGGGAGAGCTGGGTGCGCAGAGGCGGCGAGCCGGGCAGAGGGCGGTGAGAAGGCAGAGAGCAAGCACGAAGAATGGGGTGGGATGGCAAAAAAAGACGTCAAGTTTCACGTGACGAAGACGGGCTCGCTGGGCGGTACCGTGACGACGCAAGGAAGCGGTACGGCAGAGTCCTGCGCCAGGGCGCCCGAGATTTCTAAGCGAAGACTGCAAGAGCTGAAAAACCTGCTGAGCGAAGGTCCTCCGCCCGCTCATGGGCCCAGTTACGGTGGGAAGGCAGGCGGCagttttcctcagaaaaattCGAAGCCCTGGGAGAAAGCAGCCGACAAGCAGGGCCGACCCTTTGAGACTTTTGGTCCCCATTTTGGAGAGGAGAATCGCAAGTACCACGGCTTCCACAgggagggagcggggcagcAGAGCAAACCTCTCCTGGTCCTCAGCGCTGCCGGCTCCGACCAGCagcagccgggggggggtgACGTGGATCAGCTTATCCTGGGACTACCGGCACCTTCCACGCAGGCGGAAAGCACGGCTCCCGAGGTTCAGTTTGACGCCCCTGCAGGCCACGCCG CGTCCAGCAGAGAGCCTGATGTAAACGGCCTCGGAAGTTCGACTCTCCTTCACCTGTTCTCTCATATTGAATTTATTAAGCAGCAGATGGCCAGGGACAACGTACAGTTTGTCAGATTTGAATCAATAGACCTCCATGGTGTGTCAAGATCAAAGAATATTCCTTCTCGTTTTTTTCAC GAGAAAGCAATTCATGGCGTTGCCATGCCCAGAAGTTATCTTGAGCTGACGCTGAATCCTAAAGACAATGAATTAGATTACATCAATGCAACCAATTTTAATTGTGACATAATCCTGAACCCTGATTTATCAACGTTTCGAATACTACCCTGGACTGAGCAGACTGCACGAGTGATATGTGATTCCTTCACCGTGCTGGGCAACCCGCTAATGACTTCACCGAGGCACATTGCCAAGAAACAGCTGAGCCAGCTTCAGGACAATGGCTTTTCTCTGCACTCTGCCTTCACTTATGAATTTTGTATTTATGGCATTACTGAGGTTGTAAATTCGAAGACAATATCCTTTCCTGCAGCCACGATACTAAATAACCACGACCAGACTTTCATTCAGGAGCTCATTGAAGGAATGTATTATGCTGGTGCCAACAttgaaagcttttcttcttccagtggGCCTGGGCAAATGGAGATCACTTTTCATCCAGCGTTTGGCATAGATGCTGCTGACAGTGCCTTTACATTTAGAACAGGCATTAAAGAGGTGGCTAAGAAGTACAACTACGTGGCTAGCTTTTTCTCAGAATCGGGATTCTACAATTCAGGGGCTCTGTCACATAGCCTGTGGGATTTGAATGGCCAgaagaatttgttttctgttggttATGGAGTTGAGGAGCTCTCAGATATCGGAAAAAATTGGTTATCGGGTCTCTTGGCACACACAGCAGCTATCAGCTGCTTGATGGCTCCCACCACCAGCTGCCGTAAGCCTTACTCTAAATACAGTAAAGAATCAAAAGAGACTGTAAATGCAAAATGGGCATATAATGATAACAGCTGTGCCTTTAATGTCAAATGTCATGGTGGCAAAGGCACTCACATAGAGAATAAATTAAGTTCTGCTACAGCAAACCCCTACCTCGTGCTTGCTGCTACTATTGCTGCGGGTCTGGATGGAGTAAAGAGAGGACTTCGGTATGATGATATGCTCCAAGAAGAAAATTACACTGCTGACCTGAAACATTCATCAGTCCCGCTGAAACTAGAAGATGCTCTTGTTGCACTCGAGAAGGATTCATGCATTAAGGAAGCATTAGGTGAAACTTTTATCCGATACTTTGTTGCTATGAAACATTATGAGttagaaactgaagaaatggaCAGCGAAAGGAATAAATGCCTGGGCTATTTTATTTAG
- the LGSN gene encoding lengsin isoform X2, with translation MNKKEDLTQQIPTSSGKSEIGESADYSSVEKNTSESDNDEVDGNNICGFRKKKGGKSPTKYATPLENEKMELSRTSKPRDPCPPPGTSGCSEPPSDPSLQHPAGFPPVQKDRGGRDSSRTGSDVKEDVSGETRQIQENADTGKRAIGKMQKEIEAPAKPEQPAGTQPARAAGRAGCAEAASRAEGGEKAESKHEEWGGMAKKDVKFHVTKTGSLGGTVTTQGSGTAESCARAPEISKRRLQELKNLLSEGPPPAHGPSYGGKAGGSFPQKNSKPWEKAADKQGRPFETFGPHFGEENRKYHGFHREGAGQQSKPLLVLSAAGSDQQQPGGGDVDQLILGLPAPSTQAESTAPEVQFDAPAGHAASSREPDVNGLGSSTLLHLFSHIEFIKQQMARDNVQFVRFESIDLHGVSRSKNIPSRFFHEKAIHGVAMPRSYLELTLNPKDNELDYINATNFNCDIILNPDLSTFRILPWTEQTARVICDSFTVLGNPLMTSPRHIAKKQLSQLQDNGFSLHSAFTYEFCIYGITEVVNSKTISFPAATILNNHDQTFIQELIEGMYYAGANIESFSSSSGPGQMEITFHPAFGIDAADSAFTFRTGIKEVAKKYNYVASFFSESGFYNSGALSHSLWDLNGQKNLFSVGYGVEELSDIGKNWLSGLLAHTAAISCLMAPTTSCRKPYSKYSKESKETVNAKWAYNDNSCAFNVKCHGGKGTHIENKLSSATANPYLVLAATIAAGLDGVKRGLRYDDMLQEENYTADLKHSSVPLKLEDALVALEKDSCIKEALGETFIRYFVAMKHYELETEEMDSERNKCLGYFI, from the exons ATCCCTACTTCTTCTGGAAAGTCAGAAATTGGAGAGAGTGCAGATTATTCCTCTGTGGAAAAG AACACATCTGAAAGTGACAATGATGAAGTTGACGGCAACAATATATGtggtttcagaaagaaaaagggaggcAAAAGTCCTACAAAGTACGCTACTCCTTTAGAAAATGAGAAGATGGAGCTGTCCCGCACCTCAAAGCCCCGAGACCCCTGTCCGCCTCCAGGAACCTCCGGTTGCTCGGAACCACCATCAGACCCGTCTCTTCAGCACCCGGCTGGCTTTCCTCCAGTACAAAAGGACCGAGGGGGTCGTGACAGTTCCCGCACTGGCAGCGACGTGAAAGAAGACGTGTCTGGAGAAACACGACAAATCCAGGAAAACGCTGACACGGGCAAAAGAGCGAtaggaaaaatgcagaaggaaatagAGGCACCGGCTAAACCGGAGCAGCCCGCGGGCACGCAACCCGCCAGGGCGGCAGGGAGAGCTGGGTGCGCAGAGGCGGCGAGCCGGGCAGAGGGCGGTGAGAAGGCAGAGAGCAAGCACGAAGAATGGGGTGGGATGGCAAAAAAAGACGTCAAGTTTCACGTGACGAAGACGGGCTCGCTGGGCGGTACCGTGACGACGCAAGGAAGCGGTACGGCAGAGTCCTGCGCCAGGGCGCCCGAGATTTCTAAGCGAAGACTGCAAGAGCTGAAAAACCTGCTGAGCGAAGGTCCTCCGCCCGCTCATGGGCCCAGTTACGGTGGGAAGGCAGGCGGCagttttcctcagaaaaattCGAAGCCCTGGGAGAAAGCAGCCGACAAGCAGGGCCGACCCTTTGAGACTTTTGGTCCCCATTTTGGAGAGGAGAATCGCAAGTACCACGGCTTCCACAgggagggagcggggcagcAGAGCAAACCTCTCCTGGTCCTCAGCGCTGCCGGCTCCGACCAGCagcagccgggggggggtgACGTGGATCAGCTTATCCTGGGACTACCGGCACCTTCCACGCAGGCGGAAAGCACGGCTCCCGAGGTTCAGTTTGACGCCCCTGCAGGCCACGCCG CGTCCAGCAGAGAGCCTGATGTAAACGGCCTCGGAAGTTCGACTCTCCTTCACCTGTTCTCTCATATTGAATTTATTAAGCAGCAGATGGCCAGGGACAACGTACAGTTTGTCAGATTTGAATCAATAGACCTCCATGGTGTGTCAAGATCAAAGAATATTCCTTCTCGTTTTTTTCAC GAGAAAGCAATTCATGGCGTTGCCATGCCCAGAAGTTATCTTGAGCTGACGCTGAATCCTAAAGACAATGAATTAGATTACATCAATGCAACCAATTTTAATTGTGACATAATCCTGAACCCTGATTTATCAACGTTTCGAATACTACCCTGGACTGAGCAGACTGCACGAGTGATATGTGATTCCTTCACCGTGCTGGGCAACCCGCTAATGACTTCACCGAGGCACATTGCCAAGAAACAGCTGAGCCAGCTTCAGGACAATGGCTTTTCTCTGCACTCTGCCTTCACTTATGAATTTTGTATTTATGGCATTACTGAGGTTGTAAATTCGAAGACAATATCCTTTCCTGCAGCCACGATACTAAATAACCACGACCAGACTTTCATTCAGGAGCTCATTGAAGGAATGTATTATGCTGGTGCCAACAttgaaagcttttcttcttccagtggGCCTGGGCAAATGGAGATCACTTTTCATCCAGCGTTTGGCATAGATGCTGCTGACAGTGCCTTTACATTTAGAACAGGCATTAAAGAGGTGGCTAAGAAGTACAACTACGTGGCTAGCTTTTTCTCAGAATCGGGATTCTACAATTCAGGGGCTCTGTCACATAGCCTGTGGGATTTGAATGGCCAgaagaatttgttttctgttggttATGGAGTTGAGGAGCTCTCAGATATCGGAAAAAATTGGTTATCGGGTCTCTTGGCACACACAGCAGCTATCAGCTGCTTGATGGCTCCCACCACCAGCTGCCGTAAGCCTTACTCTAAATACAGTAAAGAATCAAAAGAGACTGTAAATGCAAAATGGGCATATAATGATAACAGCTGTGCCTTTAATGTCAAATGTCATGGTGGCAAAGGCACTCACATAGAGAATAAATTAAGTTCTGCTACAGCAAACCCCTACCTCGTGCTTGCTGCTACTATTGCTGCGGGTCTGGATGGAGTAAAGAGAGGACTTCGGTATGATGATATGCTCCAAGAAGAAAATTACACTGCTGACCTGAAACATTCATCAGTCCCGCTGAAACTAGAAGATGCTCTTGTTGCACTCGAGAAGGATTCATGCATTAAGGAAGCATTAGGTGAAACTTTTATCCGATACTTTGTTGCTATGAAACATTATGAGttagaaactgaagaaatggaCAGCGAAAGGAATAAATGCCTGGGCTATTTTATTTAG
- the LGSN gene encoding lengsin isoform X3, with amino-acid sequence MELSRTSKPRDPCPPPGTSGCSEPPSDPSLQHPAGFPPVQKDRGGRDSSRTGSDVKEDVSGETRQIQENADTGKRAIGKMQKEIEAPAKPEQPAGTQPARAAGRAGCAEAASRAEGGEKAESKHEEWGGMAKKDVKFHVTKTGSLGGTVTTQGSGTAESCARAPEISKRRLQELKNLLSEGPPPAHGPSYGGKAGGSFPQKNSKPWEKAADKQGRPFETFGPHFGEENRKYHGFHREGAGQQSKPLLVLSAAGSDQQQPGGGDVDQLILGLPAPSTQAESTAPEVQFDAPAGHAASSREPDVNGLGSSTLLHLFSHIEFIKQQMARDNVQFVRFESIDLHGVSRSKNIPSRFFHEKAIHGVAMPRSYLELTLNPKDNELDYINATNFNCDIILNPDLSTFRILPWTEQTARVICDSFTVLGNPLMTSPRHIAKKQLSQLQDNGFSLHSAFTYEFCIYGITEVVNSKTISFPAATILNNHDQTFIQELIEGMYYAGANIESFSSSSGPGQMEITFHPAFGIDAADSAFTFRTGIKEVAKKYNYVASFFSESGFYNSGALSHSLWDLNGQKNLFSVGYGVEELSDIGKNWLSGLLAHTAAISCLMAPTTSCRKPYSKYSKESKETVNAKWAYNDNSCAFNVKCHGGKGTHIENKLSSATANPYLVLAATIAAGLDGVKRGLRYDDMLQEENYTADLKHSSVPLKLEDALVALEKDSCIKEALGETFIRYFVAMKHYELETEEMDSERNKCLGYFI; translated from the exons ATGGAGCTGTCCCGCACCTCAAAGCCCCGAGACCCCTGTCCGCCTCCAGGAACCTCCGGTTGCTCGGAACCACCATCAGACCCGTCTCTTCAGCACCCGGCTGGCTTTCCTCCAGTACAAAAGGACCGAGGGGGTCGTGACAGTTCCCGCACTGGCAGCGACGTGAAAGAAGACGTGTCTGGAGAAACACGACAAATCCAGGAAAACGCTGACACGGGCAAAAGAGCGAtaggaaaaatgcagaaggaaatagAGGCACCGGCTAAACCGGAGCAGCCCGCGGGCACGCAACCCGCCAGGGCGGCAGGGAGAGCTGGGTGCGCAGAGGCGGCGAGCCGGGCAGAGGGCGGTGAGAAGGCAGAGAGCAAGCACGAAGAATGGGGTGGGATGGCAAAAAAAGACGTCAAGTTTCACGTGACGAAGACGGGCTCGCTGGGCGGTACCGTGACGACGCAAGGAAGCGGTACGGCAGAGTCCTGCGCCAGGGCGCCCGAGATTTCTAAGCGAAGACTGCAAGAGCTGAAAAACCTGCTGAGCGAAGGTCCTCCGCCCGCTCATGGGCCCAGTTACGGTGGGAAGGCAGGCGGCagttttcctcagaaaaattCGAAGCCCTGGGAGAAAGCAGCCGACAAGCAGGGCCGACCCTTTGAGACTTTTGGTCCCCATTTTGGAGAGGAGAATCGCAAGTACCACGGCTTCCACAgggagggagcggggcagcAGAGCAAACCTCTCCTGGTCCTCAGCGCTGCCGGCTCCGACCAGCagcagccgggggggggtgACGTGGATCAGCTTATCCTGGGACTACCGGCACCTTCCACGCAGGCGGAAAGCACGGCTCCCGAGGTTCAGTTTGACGCCCCTGCAGGCCACGCCG CGTCCAGCAGAGAGCCTGATGTAAACGGCCTCGGAAGTTCGACTCTCCTTCACCTGTTCTCTCATATTGAATTTATTAAGCAGCAGATGGCCAGGGACAACGTACAGTTTGTCAGATTTGAATCAATAGACCTCCATGGTGTGTCAAGATCAAAGAATATTCCTTCTCGTTTTTTTCAC GAGAAAGCAATTCATGGCGTTGCCATGCCCAGAAGTTATCTTGAGCTGACGCTGAATCCTAAAGACAATGAATTAGATTACATCAATGCAACCAATTTTAATTGTGACATAATCCTGAACCCTGATTTATCAACGTTTCGAATACTACCCTGGACTGAGCAGACTGCACGAGTGATATGTGATTCCTTCACCGTGCTGGGCAACCCGCTAATGACTTCACCGAGGCACATTGCCAAGAAACAGCTGAGCCAGCTTCAGGACAATGGCTTTTCTCTGCACTCTGCCTTCACTTATGAATTTTGTATTTATGGCATTACTGAGGTTGTAAATTCGAAGACAATATCCTTTCCTGCAGCCACGATACTAAATAACCACGACCAGACTTTCATTCAGGAGCTCATTGAAGGAATGTATTATGCTGGTGCCAACAttgaaagcttttcttcttccagtggGCCTGGGCAAATGGAGATCACTTTTCATCCAGCGTTTGGCATAGATGCTGCTGACAGTGCCTTTACATTTAGAACAGGCATTAAAGAGGTGGCTAAGAAGTACAACTACGTGGCTAGCTTTTTCTCAGAATCGGGATTCTACAATTCAGGGGCTCTGTCACATAGCCTGTGGGATTTGAATGGCCAgaagaatttgttttctgttggttATGGAGTTGAGGAGCTCTCAGATATCGGAAAAAATTGGTTATCGGGTCTCTTGGCACACACAGCAGCTATCAGCTGCTTGATGGCTCCCACCACCAGCTGCCGTAAGCCTTACTCTAAATACAGTAAAGAATCAAAAGAGACTGTAAATGCAAAATGGGCATATAATGATAACAGCTGTGCCTTTAATGTCAAATGTCATGGTGGCAAAGGCACTCACATAGAGAATAAATTAAGTTCTGCTACAGCAAACCCCTACCTCGTGCTTGCTGCTACTATTGCTGCGGGTCTGGATGGAGTAAAGAGAGGACTTCGGTATGATGATATGCTCCAAGAAGAAAATTACACTGCTGACCTGAAACATTCATCAGTCCCGCTGAAACTAGAAGATGCTCTTGTTGCACTCGAGAAGGATTCATGCATTAAGGAAGCATTAGGTGAAACTTTTATCCGATACTTTGTTGCTATGAAACATTATGAGttagaaactgaagaaatggaCAGCGAAAGGAATAAATGCCTGGGCTATTTTATTTAG